From Methanomassiliicoccales archaeon:
AATGCGCGCATTGAAAAATAATTAATAATTTTGCCCTTTAGGGAAGGAAATGGAGATCATAAGGTTTCGATCAGATAGATGTGTGAATACAAACGAATGACAAAATTTTCTGCAATAGCATAATTCTAATGACTAATAGAGCAATTATTTAGCACGAGCGACAGTTCGATCGCCTTAATAGGAATGTGAAAACTTGAGAAAAGCCTCCGATGAGCGAAAATAGAGAAGTACGAGTGCATAAGACATTAAAAAAAGTTATAGGAAGAAAGACGTCCATCTAGTAAAATCGTTGTAGTGCAAAATTATTTTGCATCCCAGTCTCGTTCGCGATGATTTGGATTAACCGACGAATTCAAAGTGTCTCTTCTAACAATTTTTTCATCAGCGATCTTAAAAAGATCGATACTATTCTCAATGTTTTTGCCCTGGACAATAGTTACCCTAAATCTTTTCTTAAACCTTCTCAATACAAAAAGCAAAGGACTTCCAAGCGTAATAGAAAAGATCATATTGCCAACAGAATGCAGAATGCCAAAAGGAAGACCCATCGAAAATACAAGCAGGAATTTCGTTGCATCGAGACCATACAACCAAATCCAACTACTAAAATCAAGCAATATGTTGTAAAGTAATCCAAACACCACTCCAAGTACTGCAAGACCTTTTATGCCAAGGTTTGGAAACCTCATTCCAATTATACCAGCGATAAATCCTACTAATCCCCATCCTGCCATTTGCCACAATGTCCATGGTCCCTGACCAAGAAACATATTGGAGACGAGCGCTGTCAAACTCCCGACCATGACA
This genomic window contains:
- a CDS encoding ECF transporter S component — its product is MICSVVVLVILLALTLFDTQGLRFYATLLTTIFVFLLIVILFLKFEESSISSKEVALIGILAAVTAASRIPFAALPNIQPCTFIIMATGLVFGPLAGVMVGSLTALVSNMFLGQGPWTLWQMAGWGLVGFIAGIIGMRFPNLGIKGLAVLGVVFGLLYNILLDFSSWIWLYGLDATKFLLVFSMGLPFGILHSVGNMIFSITLGSPLLFVLRRFKKRFRVTIVQGKNIENSIDLFKIADEKIVRRDTLNSSVNPNHRERDWDAK